The genomic interval CAGGCCGCCGTCGATCCCTACTTCCGCGGCGACGTTTTCCTGGGGATCAGCGACCTCGAGGGGATCTCCATCGAGCAGGCGTACCTCACCACCACCAGCCTGCCGTACGGGCTGGAGGCGCGGCTGGGGCGCTTCCTGATGCCGTTCGGGAAGCTGAACACCACGCACCGCCACGACCTGCACACCATCGAGTATCCCTGGGTCATCCAGCGCTTCCTGTCTCCCGACGGGATCAAGGGGACGGGGATCTACGGGAGCAAGGTGTTCGCGCCCTTCGGCTTCTACCAGGAGCTGCAGGTGACGGCGGTGGACCGGCTGGGCGAGACGCCCGACGACCTGGTGCCCGACGTGGCCACGAACCAGCGCCTCTCCGGGCTGGGCTACTCGGCGCGGCTGCGCAACTACGTGGACCTGAGCCAGTCCACCAACTTCGAGCTGAGCTTCAGCGCCATGACGGGGAAGGTGGCGCAGCCGGTCTCGGCGCCCGTGGTCACCGAGGCGAACGCCATCGGCCAGCGGCAGACCACGGTGGGCGCGGACCTGACCTACCGCTGGCGGCCGCTGCAGCAGGGGCTCTACCGCTCGCTGATCGTGCAGGCCGAGGTGATGCGCCAGATGAACGCCGACCCCGGCTCCACCGTCACGCTGGCCGACGGGACGACGGCCACGTACCTGGGCCCGCGCCGCGACTTCACCGGCGCGTACGGCTTCGCGCGCTGGCAGCTGACGCAGCGCACCTTCCTGGGCGCGCGCTACGACTGGGTGCAGGACCCGCTGAACGACGGCGACGCGCTGAACGCGGTGTCGGGCGTCCTGGAGTTCTTCCCCAGCGAGTTCAGCAAGCTGGCCGCCTCGTACGAGCGCTACATGCCGGGCGGCGGTCTGGACGCGGTGAACCGCATCCTGCTGCAGGCCACCTTCGCGCTGGGCCCGCACAAGCCGCATCCGTTCTGAGGCTTCCGAGCACTCGAACGAACCCGATCGACCGGACGAGCATCACATTTCAGGAGAAGAGGGATAGATGAAGACGATGATGAGGAACGCGGCCGTGCTGGCCGCCGGGATGGCGGCGCTGGCCGGGCCCGCCGCGGCGCAGCGGCAGCTGAAGGTGGTGACCAGCACCACCGACCTGGCCGATCTCGCCAGCGAGGTGTGCGGCAACCGCTGCCAGGTGGTGCACATCAGCGAGGGGTTCCAGGACCCGCACTTCGTGGAGGCCAAGCCCAGCTTCATCCTGCAGCTGCGCAACGCCGACGTGTTCGCGTTCGTGGGGCTGGACCTGGAGATCGGGTGGATGCCGCTGCTGGTGCAGGGCGCCCGCAATCCGAAGATCCAGCAGGGCGGCACGGGCTACCTGGACGTGAGCACCGCCATCCGCGTGCTGGACCGGCCCACGGGGAACGTGGACCGCAGCCAGGGCGACGTGCACCCCGCCGGCAACCCGCACTACTGGCTGGACCCCGAGAACGGGCGCCGCATCGCGCGCCTCTTCCGCGAC from Longimicrobium sp. carries:
- a CDS encoding TonB-dependent receptor — encoded protein: MQRTICLSVLLLAAAAGSAAAQQDTIPARPDTTAAAVDSAAADSAAIVRELQGQAPGAAEGADAVAQQGGGPAGPAQRLLPDISVVGDFVGDLSPDGSTQEGGERASIREIEIAAQAAVDPYFRGDVFLGISDLEGISIEQAYLTTTSLPYGLEARLGRFLMPFGKLNTTHRHDLHTIEYPWVIQRFLSPDGIKGTGIYGSKVFAPFGFYQELQVTAVDRLGETPDDLVPDVATNQRLSGLGYSARLRNYVDLSQSTNFELSFSAMTGKVAQPVSAPVVTEANAIGQRQTTVGADLTYRWRPLQQGLYRSLIVQAEVMRQMNADPGSTVTLADGTTATYLGPRRDFTGAYGFARWQLTQRTFLGARYDWVQDPLNDGDALNAVSGVLEFFPSEFSKLAASYERYMPGGGLDAVNRILLQATFALGPHKPHPF
- a CDS encoding metal ABC transporter substrate-binding protein; this encodes MKTMMRNAAVLAAGMAALAGPAAAQRQLKVVTSTTDLADLASEVCGNRCQVVHISEGFQDPHFVEAKPSFILQLRNADVFAFVGLDLEIGWMPLLVQGARNPKIQQGGTGYLDVSTAIRVLDRPTGNVDRSQGDVHPAGNPHYWLDPENGRRIARLFRDRFSRLSPADAATFARNYAAWEARLNAAERGWAPQIAQIRGKPVVAWHTSWRYFAEYTGMNIVGFMEPKPGVPPSPSHLYQVIQKVKSSGAKAIIMEPFYDRKVADLVAKQTGIKVL